In Actinoplanes lobatus, the DNA window CGGTGGCCACCCCGATCGCCACGCCGTGCAGGTTGGCGCTGGTCAACGGCCCGCGCTGCTCGACCACGTCGGCCAGGGTGGGCCCGTCCACGTACTCGACCACCAGGTACGGGTGCTCGTGGTCGGGGTCGGCGTCGATCACCTCGGCGGTGCAGAACGGCGGCACCTGCCGGGCACGGTTCACCTCGCTGCGGAACCGGCGCCGGAACTCGTCGTCGAAGGCCAGGTCGGCGCGGACCATCTTGACCGCGACCAGCACTCCCCCACCGGTTCTCGCCAGGTAGACGGTGCCCATGCCACCCTCGCCGAGGCGGCCGACGAGCTCGTAGTCGCCCAGGGTACGTGGGTCGCGCGGCCGCAGCGGTTGTGTCCGCTCGCCCGGCAGTGCGGCATCGACCATCCTCGTCCCCCCGGAGCGCCTCCTTCGTGTGCCGATCGCACTGTATAGGGCCGTGTCCCGGGCGGAAATATCGGCGGCCTCATGGAGATCCCCGATACAGGAATCGGGGCACCACCCGATGCCGGACACCCCCGCACCGGCACACCATGGAGTCACGGTTTCACCACCAGTGACAGCCACCAGTGAAAGTAGGAGTCCACGATGAACGCCGTGCACGACACGCTCGCCCGACAGGGTCTCGTCCGCCCGCTGAACGGCCGGATGCTCGCCGGCGTGTGCGCGGGCCTGTCCCGCCGCTTCGGCCTCGACCCGTGGATCGGCCGGCTGCTGTTCGTGCTGATCCTCTTCGTCATCCCGGGCAGCCAGATCCTGGTCTACCCGCTGCTGTGGATCCTGATGCCGGCCGAGAAGCCCGCCTTCTCGCCCACCCCCACCACCTTCTGAGGAACCCGCCGCGCACCCGGTTGACCCACCGTGACGAAGTGGACACGATGGGGTCATGGCAAAGATTCTGATCCTGACCGGTGACGCGGCGGAGGATCTGGAGGTGATGTACCCGTACCAGCGCCTCCTGGAGGAGGGGTACGAGGTGCACATCGCCGCCCCGTCGGCCAAGAAGCTCCAGTTCGTGGTGCACGACTTCGTGGACGGTTTCGACACGTACACGGAGAAGCCGGGCCACGCCTGGCCGGCCGACCTGGCCTTCGCCGACGTCGACCCGGCCGGCTACGCGGCGCTGGTGCTGCCCGGCGGCCGGGCGCCGGAGTACATCCGCAACGACGACGACTGCCTGCGGATCGTGCGGCACTTCGCCGCGGCCGACAAGCCGATCGCGGCCCTGTGCCACGGTCCGCTGGTGCTGGCCGCGGCGGGTGTGCTGAGCGGGCGGACGATCAGCGCCTACCCGGCCTGCGCCCCGGACGTGCGCGCGGCCGGGGCCACCTTCGCCGACAGCGCGGCACAGATCGACGGCGTGCTGGTCACCGGGCGGGCGTGGCCGGACCACCCGGCGTGGATGCGTGAGTTCCTCACCGTCCTGCGGGCCAAGGCGCCG includes these proteins:
- a CDS encoding PspC domain-containing protein, producing MNAVHDTLARQGLVRPLNGRMLAGVCAGLSRRFGLDPWIGRLLFVLILFVIPGSQILVYPLLWILMPAEKPAFSPTPTTF
- a CDS encoding DJ-1/PfpI family protein, which encodes MAKILILTGDAAEDLEVMYPYQRLLEEGYEVHIAAPSAKKLQFVVHDFVDGFDTYTEKPGHAWPADLAFADVDPAGYAALVLPGGRAPEYIRNDDDCLRIVRHFAAADKPIAALCHGPLVLAAAGVLSGRTISAYPACAPDVRAAGATFADSAAQIDGVLVTGRAWPDHPAWMREFLTVLRAKAPLA